In one Paraburkholderia megapolitana genomic region, the following are encoded:
- a CDS encoding porin produces the protein MGRSSAACGAFWVFRRRAPRASAVLVALAAHAMSAHAQSSVTLYGAFDTSIEITNPGAGYVARMDSGAYRGSRVGLRGAEDIGNGVDILFELENGFGSADGTYAVSNTIFNRQAWIGVGTPYGTVRMGRQYSPIYIPFKGELDAFGAGTIASGLDNLSKITPYVNNAITYLSPEFHGFSTTLMATLRDASDGDGNGNGLAGHIETFAYRDGPLRISYAHQQTHGVGALRANLGGVSYVYGPVTGFVSFFNGDGGTPRYHNDGLSVSARYAVDAHLRASLGYTWLRDRSGGDNNADQFSAAFEYDLSKRVLLYASTGWLHNRGQGEFTLRGVNVTGLTPSWPGASVRGVQFGMLDRF, from the coding sequence ATGGGGCGATCGAGCGCGGCGTGCGGCGCTTTCTGGGTATTCCGCCGTCGCGCGCCGCGCGCTTCGGCGGTGCTCGTTGCGCTCGCCGCGCACGCGATGAGCGCACACGCCCAAAGCTCGGTCACGCTCTACGGCGCGTTCGACACCAGCATTGAAATCACCAATCCCGGCGCAGGCTACGTCGCGCGGATGGACTCGGGCGCCTATCGTGGCTCACGCGTGGGCCTGCGCGGTGCCGAGGATATCGGCAACGGCGTCGACATCCTGTTCGAACTGGAAAACGGTTTCGGTTCCGCCGACGGCACCTACGCGGTGAGCAACACGATCTTCAACCGGCAGGCGTGGATCGGTGTGGGTACGCCCTACGGCACGGTACGCATGGGCCGCCAGTACTCGCCGATCTATATCCCGTTCAAGGGCGAGCTCGATGCATTCGGGGCGGGCACCATCGCCTCGGGTCTCGACAACCTCTCGAAGATCACGCCCTACGTGAACAACGCGATCACGTATCTGTCGCCCGAATTCCACGGCTTCTCGACCACGCTGATGGCCACGTTACGCGATGCAAGCGACGGCGACGGCAACGGCAACGGCCTCGCGGGCCACATCGAAACCTTCGCGTATCGCGATGGCCCGTTGCGCATTTCCTATGCGCACCAGCAGACGCACGGTGTCGGCGCACTACGCGCGAACCTTGGTGGCGTCTCGTACGTCTACGGTCCGGTGACGGGTTTCGTGTCGTTCTTCAACGGCGACGGCGGCACGCCGCGCTATCACAACGACGGCTTGTCGGTGTCGGCGCGCTATGCCGTCGACGCGCACCTGCGTGCCTCGCTCGGCTATACCTGGTTGCGCGACCGCTCGGGTGGCGACAACAATGCCGACCAGTTCAGCGCGGCCTTTGAGTACGACCTGTCGAAGCGCGTATTGCTCTATGCGAGCACCGGCTGGTTGCACAACCGCGGGCAAGGCGAATTCACACTGCGCGGCGTGAATGTGACGGGCCTGACACCTTCGTGGCCCGGTGCGTCGGTGCGTGGCGTGCAATTCGGCATGCTCGATCGCTTCTAG
- a CDS encoding glucose/quinate/shikimate family membrane-bound PQQ-dependent dehydrogenase translates to MPRQSTSAGFIGVITLLFTALTALYLLIGGGWLLSLGGSGYYYIVTGILLLGVTWLLYRRRPAALTLYALVLVGTAIWALWESGPDFWALAPRSGVLVLFGVWLLLLVSWRLDTPRRSAVSALVASLVIWAGVLVYASFNDPQTVNGTFSTAAGTPAANPNGIDPADWPAYGRTQEGTRYSPLQQITPENAKNLQVAWTFRTGDMKGPNDPVEITNEVTPIKIGDLLYLCSPHQILFALDAKTGALKWKFDPQLKADPSFQHVTCRGVSYVDLSASVAPAPAPAEPAAAASDAATAASATTATAAPSANGACTRRIYLPVNDGHLYALDAQTGERCAGFASNGDLDLQHAQPVTTPGMYEPTSPSIITSKVIVVAGAVEDNFSNREPSGVIRGYDVRTGELLWAFDPGAKDPNHIPGPGEHYTWNSPNSWAPAAYDAKLDIVYLPMGVKTPDIWGGDRTPELEQYATGLLALNASTGKLAWFYQSVHHDLWDMDQPSQPTVADITDKDGKTVPVVYAPAKTGNLFVLDRRTGVPVVPAPETPVPQGAAPGDHVAPTQPFSQLTYRPSKNLTDADMWGATMFDQLVCRVMFHQLRYEGTFTPPSLQGTLVFPGNLGVFEWGGLAIDTDRQIAVANPIGLPFVSRLIPRGSGNPLEPEPGAKGSGTESGIQPQYGVPYGVTINPFLSPLGLPCKQPAWGYISAINLKTNEIVWKKRIGTVQDSSPIPLPFKLGMPMLGGPIVTAGSVAFIGATADNYIRAFNVNNGEQVWEARLPAGGQATPMSYSIDGRQYVVIAAGGHGSFGTKLGDYVIAYALPPQ, encoded by the coding sequence ATGCCCAGACAATCGACATCCGCGGGTTTCATCGGCGTCATCACCCTGTTGTTCACCGCGCTAACCGCGCTCTATCTGCTGATAGGCGGCGGATGGCTGCTCTCGCTCGGTGGGTCGGGGTATTACTACATCGTGACCGGCATCCTGCTACTTGGCGTGACGTGGTTGCTGTACCGCCGCCGTCCGGCGGCACTTACGCTCTATGCACTGGTACTCGTCGGCACGGCGATCTGGGCGCTGTGGGAGTCAGGTCCCGACTTCTGGGCGCTCGCGCCGCGCTCCGGTGTGCTTGTCCTGTTCGGTGTGTGGCTGCTGCTGCTCGTGAGCTGGCGTCTCGACACGCCGCGCAGGTCCGCCGTGAGCGCGCTTGTCGCCTCACTCGTGATCTGGGCGGGCGTGCTGGTCTACGCGAGCTTCAACGATCCGCAGACGGTCAACGGCACATTCAGCACCGCGGCCGGAACGCCCGCGGCGAATCCGAACGGCATCGATCCCGCCGACTGGCCGGCCTATGGACGCACCCAGGAAGGCACGCGCTACTCACCGCTGCAGCAGATCACGCCGGAAAACGCGAAGAACCTGCAGGTGGCCTGGACCTTCCGCACGGGCGACATGAAAGGCCCGAACGATCCGGTCGAGATCACCAATGAAGTCACACCGATCAAGATTGGCGATCTGCTTTACCTGTGTTCGCCGCATCAGATCCTGTTTGCGCTCGACGCAAAGACGGGCGCGCTGAAGTGGAAGTTCGATCCGCAACTGAAGGCGGATCCGTCGTTCCAGCACGTGACCTGCCGCGGTGTGTCGTATGTCGATCTCTCGGCGAGTGTGGCACCAGCACCGGCACCGGCAGAGCCTGCCGCAGCCGCGAGTGACGCGGCAACAGCGGCCTCGGCAACAACCGCCACCGCAGCACCATCAGCCAACGGCGCCTGTACTCGCCGCATTTATCTGCCCGTCAACGACGGCCATCTCTACGCGCTCGATGCGCAAACCGGCGAGCGCTGCGCGGGCTTCGCCAGCAACGGCGACCTCGACCTTCAACACGCACAACCGGTCACGACACCGGGCATGTACGAGCCCACCTCGCCGTCGATCATTACCAGCAAGGTGATCGTCGTGGCGGGCGCTGTGGAGGACAACTTCTCGAACCGCGAACCGTCGGGTGTCATCCGCGGCTACGACGTGCGTACGGGCGAGTTGCTCTGGGCGTTCGATCCGGGCGCGAAGGACCCGAATCACATTCCGGGCCCGGGCGAACACTACACGTGGAATTCGCCCAACTCGTGGGCACCCGCCGCCTACGACGCGAAGCTCGACATTGTCTATCTGCCGATGGGTGTAAAGACGCCGGATATCTGGGGTGGCGACCGCACGCCGGAGCTGGAGCAATACGCCACTGGGCTGCTCGCACTCAACGCCTCGACCGGCAAGCTCGCCTGGTTCTACCAGAGCGTGCACCACGATCTGTGGGACATGGACCAGCCGTCGCAGCCCACGGTCGCGGACATCACCGACAAGGATGGCAAGACCGTGCCGGTCGTGTACGCGCCGGCCAAGACCGGCAACCTGTTCGTGCTCGATCGCCGCACCGGTGTGCCGGTCGTGCCGGCACCCGAAACGCCCGTGCCGCAGGGTGCGGCCCCCGGCGACCACGTTGCGCCGACACAGCCGTTCTCACAGCTCACGTATCGTCCGTCGAAGAATCTGACCGACGCCGACATGTGGGGCGCGACGATGTTCGACCAGCTTGTGTGCCGCGTGATGTTCCACCAGCTGCGCTACGAGGGCACGTTCACGCCGCCCTCGCTGCAGGGCACGCTCGTGTTTCCGGGCAACCTGGGCGTGTTCGAGTGGGGCGGTCTTGCTATCGACACCGACCGCCAGATTGCCGTCGCGAACCCGATCGGCTTGCCGTTCGTCTCGCGACTGATTCCACGTGGATCGGGCAACCCGCTGGAACCTGAGCCGGGAGCCAAGGGCAGTGGTACCGAGTCAGGCATCCAGCCGCAGTACGGTGTGCCGTACGGCGTGACGATCAATCCGTTCCTCTCGCCGCTGGGTCTGCCGTGCAAGCAACCGGCGTGGGGCTACATCTCGGCGATCAACCTGAAGACCAATGAGATCGTGTGGAAGAAGCGTATCGGCACGGTGCAGGACAGCTCGCCGATTCCGCTGCCGTTCAAGCTCGGCATGCCGATGCTGGGTGGTCCGATCGTGACGGCGGGCAGCGTCGCGTTCATCGGCGCGACTGCGGACAACTACATCCGCGCGTTCAACGTGAACAACGGCGAGCAGGTCTGGGAAGCCCGTCTGCCCGCGGGCGGCCAGGCGACGCCGATGAGCTACTCCATCGACGGTCGCCAGTACGTCGTGATCGCCGCGGGCGGCCACGGTTCGTTCGGCACCAAACTCGGTGATTACGTGATCGCCTACGCGCTGCCGCCGCAGTAA
- a CDS encoding porin: MGVDVKHQLGAFVLLATSTAALAQSSVTLYGRVDGGIEYLNHIANGTGGSSSRWSAEGGDWGTSMLGFKGTEDLGGGNTALFDLETALQIMNGTSGGGRMFSRRAYVGLKNETWGQLQAGRNLFIDSDGVWEFDPFVQQAVSSASLVRGRNWQQTSNNVEYHSPVWQGVDVQGQYAFGNQANGFNNGAQGEFGRSDGIMLSYHSTLFDLRGIYDELRDSNGRLSNIFTASREYFAGANIRVQKFKIQAAYTHYAAPDSPAGVADSADHYWLGATYQATPHWAVTAAGFYIRVGDGGGDAAHDPGSHAMLYALGTTYNLSARTFLYGTVAYVNNSKNGTFSVFATPRDSNSPTSPIAGESQTGAYVGMMHVF; encoded by the coding sequence CTGGGAGTTGACGTGAAACATCAACTAGGCGCATTCGTTCTACTCGCAACCAGCACCGCAGCGTTGGCGCAATCGAGCGTGACGCTCTATGGCCGCGTCGACGGCGGTATCGAATATCTGAATCACATTGCCAACGGCACGGGCGGCAGTTCGAGCCGCTGGAGCGCGGAAGGCGGCGACTGGGGCACGAGCATGCTCGGCTTCAAGGGCACCGAGGACCTGGGCGGCGGCAACACCGCGTTGTTCGACCTCGAAACCGCACTGCAGATCATGAACGGCACCTCAGGCGGCGGCAGGATGTTCTCGCGCCGCGCCTACGTCGGCTTGAAGAACGAGACGTGGGGCCAGTTACAAGCCGGCCGGAATCTCTTCATCGACAGCGACGGCGTGTGGGAATTCGATCCGTTCGTGCAGCAGGCGGTCTCGTCGGCCTCGCTGGTACGCGGGCGCAACTGGCAACAGACAAGCAATAACGTCGAATATCACAGCCCCGTCTGGCAGGGCGTCGACGTGCAGGGACAATACGCGTTCGGTAACCAGGCGAACGGCTTCAACAATGGCGCCCAGGGCGAGTTCGGTCGCTCGGACGGCATCATGCTCAGCTATCACTCGACACTCTTCGACCTGCGCGGCATCTACGACGAACTGCGCGATTCGAACGGCCGCCTGTCCAACATCTTCACTGCCTCGCGCGAGTATTTCGCGGGCGCCAACATACGCGTGCAGAAGTTCAAGATCCAGGCCGCCTACACTCACTACGCGGCACCCGATTCGCCCGCAGGCGTGGCCGACAGCGCCGATCACTACTGGCTTGGCGCCACCTACCAGGCCACGCCGCACTGGGCCGTGACGGCAGCGGGCTTCTACATCCGTGTGGGCGACGGCGGCGGCGATGCCGCGCACGACCCGGGCAGCCACGCCATGCTCTATGCGCTCGGTACCACCTACAACCTGAGCGCGCGCACGTTCCTGTACGGCACCGTCGCGTACGTGAACAACAGCAAGAACGGCACCTTCTCGGTATTCGCGACGCCGCGCGATTCGAACTCGCCGACCAGTCCGATCGCCGGTGAATCGCAGACCGGCGCGTACGTCGGCATGATGCACGTGTTCTGA
- a CDS encoding SDR family NAD(P)-dependent oxidoreductase: MDNSLNGKVVAVTGGFGALGSAVGKVLATRGMQVVLLGREAAPHLSEESGNNPIAIGGVDLASPAQTRQAFAEIKTRFGRLDALVNIAGGFRWELIAGGSADTWDLMYQMNVKTVLTASEAAIPFLLENGAGRIVNISAMAALKGGLGMGAYSASKAGVARLTEALAEELKQNGVTVNAILPSTIDTARNRADMPDADFTQWVKPEQIGSIIAFLLSPDAEAITGALLPVTGRG, translated from the coding sequence ATGGACAACAGCCTGAATGGAAAAGTCGTCGCCGTAACCGGTGGATTCGGTGCCCTGGGTAGCGCTGTGGGCAAGGTCCTGGCAACGCGTGGCATGCAGGTCGTGCTGCTGGGTCGAGAGGCAGCACCACATCTGTCGGAAGAATCGGGCAACAACCCGATTGCGATTGGTGGCGTGGACCTGGCTTCCCCCGCGCAAACCCGGCAGGCATTTGCGGAAATCAAAACCCGCTTCGGTCGTCTGGACGCGCTGGTCAACATCGCGGGTGGATTTCGCTGGGAGTTGATCGCCGGAGGAAGTGCAGACACCTGGGATCTGATGTACCAGATGAACGTGAAAACAGTGTTGACTGCGTCGGAAGCGGCGATTCCGTTTCTGCTGGAAAACGGTGCGGGACGTATCGTCAATATCAGTGCCATGGCGGCACTCAAGGGTGGTTTGGGAATGGGCGCCTATTCTGCATCGAAAGCCGGAGTGGCACGTCTCACCGAAGCGCTCGCGGAAGAGCTGAAACAGAATGGGGTAACAGTCAACGCCATCCTGCCGAGCACGATCGACACGGCGAGGAATCGTGCGGACATGCCCGACGCCGATTTCACGCAATGGGTCAAACCGGAACAGATCGGCTCGATCATCGCATTCCTGCTTTCTCCGGATGCGGAGGCGATCACCGGTGCGTTGCTGCCGGTTACGGGGCGCGGGTAG
- a CDS encoding bifunctional salicylyl-CoA 5-hydroxylase/oxidoreductase, with translation MRIVCIGGGPAGLYFGLLMKGRNPAHEVTVVERNRPYDTFGWGVVFSDQTLGNLRNADAPSADQILDAFNHWDDIEIHFRGRQIRSSGHGFCGIGRKRLLNILQARCEALGVKLVFETQVTDDSVYQADLIVACDGANSAIRQKYAATYRPDIDMRDCRFVWLGTRKLFDAFTFAFEETEWGWFQAHAYRFDDETSTFIVETPEHVWRAAGLDKMEKEESIAFCEKLFAKYLDGQPLLSNAAHLRGSSQWIRFPRVVNQEWVHWRSNEDGSTTPIVLMGDAAHTAHFSIGSGTKLALEDSIELANSIRAHSDDLAAALAHYTEVRSVDVLRIQNAARNSTEWFEHVSRYTALEPEQFAYSLLTRSQRISHENLRARDAGYLSTFEDWLAARAGIERPAAKRSVPPMFTPFTLRGVTLKNRVVVSPMAQYSAVDGVAGDYHLMHLGARAMGGAALVMAEMTCVSPEARITPGCPGMYAPEHLTAWKRIVDFVHSQTDAKIGIQLGHAGAKASTRVSWEGIDQPLHDGNWPLVSASPQQYLRGISQQSREASVDELRAIQAQFVRSTEMAAAAGFDWLELHCAHGYFLSSFLSPLTNHRTDEYGGSLQNRLRYPLQVFAAIRAVWLADKPISIRISAHDWVDGGTTPDDAVEIARAFKVAGADMIDVSSGQVSKEEKPVHGRMFQTPFADRIRNEAGIATIAVGAISEADHVNSIIAAGRADLCAVARPHLANPSWTLNEAAKIGYFDVAWPKQYTAAKSQLERNFERERAVALANAQLSPLEIAQRAEGTV, from the coding sequence ATGCGTATCGTCTGTATCGGGGGCGGCCCGGCGGGGCTGTACTTCGGGCTGTTGATGAAGGGTCGCAATCCGGCTCACGAGGTCACGGTAGTCGAACGCAACCGCCCGTACGACACGTTCGGTTGGGGCGTCGTCTTCTCGGACCAGACGCTCGGCAATCTACGCAATGCCGACGCACCGAGCGCCGACCAGATTCTCGACGCGTTCAACCACTGGGACGACATCGAGATCCATTTCCGCGGCCGGCAAATCCGCTCGTCGGGGCACGGCTTTTGCGGCATCGGCCGCAAACGTCTACTGAATATCCTGCAAGCGCGCTGCGAAGCGCTCGGCGTGAAACTGGTGTTCGAAACCCAGGTCACCGACGACTCCGTCTATCAAGCCGACCTGATCGTCGCCTGCGACGGCGCAAACAGCGCTATCCGCCAGAAGTACGCCGCCACCTATCGCCCCGACATCGACATGCGCGACTGCCGCTTCGTCTGGCTCGGCACGCGCAAGCTGTTCGATGCGTTCACGTTCGCATTCGAAGAAACCGAATGGGGCTGGTTCCAGGCACACGCGTATCGCTTCGACGACGAGACCTCGACGTTCATCGTCGAAACGCCGGAGCATGTCTGGCGCGCGGCCGGCCTCGACAAGATGGAGAAGGAAGAAAGCATCGCGTTCTGCGAGAAGCTTTTTGCGAAGTATCTCGACGGTCAGCCGTTGCTGTCGAATGCCGCGCATCTGCGCGGCTCGTCGCAATGGATTCGTTTCCCGCGCGTCGTCAATCAGGAATGGGTGCATTGGCGCAGCAACGAAGACGGTAGCACTACGCCGATCGTGCTGATGGGCGACGCGGCGCACACCGCGCACTTCTCGATCGGCTCGGGCACGAAGCTCGCACTCGAAGATTCGATCGAACTCGCCAACAGCATCCGCGCGCATAGCGACGATCTCGCCGCAGCGCTCGCGCACTACACAGAGGTGCGCAGCGTCGACGTGCTGCGCATCCAGAATGCCGCGCGCAATTCCACCGAATGGTTCGAGCACGTCAGTCGCTATACGGCGCTCGAGCCCGAGCAGTTCGCGTACTCGCTGCTCACACGCTCGCAACGCATCTCGCACGAAAATCTGCGCGCACGCGACGCCGGTTATCTGTCCACATTCGAAGACTGGCTCGCCGCACGCGCCGGCATCGAACGGCCCGCCGCAAAGCGCTCCGTTCCGCCGATGTTCACACCATTCACACTGCGCGGCGTCACACTGAAAAACCGCGTTGTCGTGTCGCCGATGGCGCAGTACTCGGCGGTCGATGGTGTTGCAGGCGACTATCACCTGATGCATCTCGGCGCCCGCGCCATGGGCGGCGCCGCGCTAGTGATGGCCGAAATGACCTGTGTGTCGCCTGAAGCGCGTATCACGCCGGGCTGCCCCGGCATGTACGCCCCCGAACACCTGACCGCGTGGAAACGCATCGTCGATTTCGTGCATAGCCAGACCGACGCAAAAATCGGCATCCAGCTCGGACATGCCGGTGCAAAAGCGTCGACACGCGTGAGCTGGGAAGGTATCGACCAACCGTTGCATGACGGCAACTGGCCGCTCGTGTCGGCATCACCACAGCAATATCTGCGCGGCATCAGCCAGCAGTCGCGCGAAGCGAGCGTCGACGAGCTGCGCGCAATTCAAGCGCAGTTCGTGCGCTCGACTGAAATGGCTGCGGCTGCCGGCTTCGACTGGCTCGAACTGCACTGTGCGCACGGCTACTTCCTGTCGAGCTTCCTGTCGCCGCTCACCAACCACCGTACCGACGAATACGGCGGCTCGCTGCAAAACCGCCTGCGCTATCCGCTGCAAGTCTTCGCGGCAATCCGCGCCGTATGGCTCGCAGATAAACCGATTTCGATCCGCATTTCCGCGCACGACTGGGTCGACGGCGGAACCACGCCCGACGACGCCGTCGAGATCGCGCGTGCATTCAAGGTGGCAGGCGCGGACATGATCGACGTATCGTCGGGTCAGGTGAGCAAGGAAGAGAAGCCCGTCCACGGTCGCATGTTCCAGACGCCGTTCGCCGATCGCATCCGCAACGAGGCCGGCATTGCAACGATCGCAGTCGGCGCAATTTCGGAAGCCGACCACGTGAACAGCATCATCGCCGCCGGTCGTGCGGACCTGTGTGCAGTGGCGCGACCGCATCTCGCGAATCCGTCGTGGACGCTCAACGAAGCCGCCAAGATCGGTTATTTCGACGTTGCATGGCCGAAGCAATACACGGCGGCCAAGTCGCAACTCGAACGGAACTTCGAGCGCGAACGTGCCGTCGCGCTCGCAAACGCGCAACTGTCACCGCTCGAAATCGCGCAACGCGCGGAAGGTACGGTATGA
- a CDS encoding SDR family NAD(P)-dependent oxidoreductase, with product MNTSTSNSSLAGQHAVVTGGGSGIGAATAAMLLRAGARVTLMGRDAARLATQSDRLAAPDSVNSVSVDVTQEAAVEAAFAAATTRFGPVDILINNAGQAQAAPFAATDTALWQRMLDVNLTGVFLCTRAALPAMLERGFGRIVNIASTAGQTGYPYVAAYCAAKHGVIGLTRSLAREVATRGITVNAVCPGYTETELLQASLDQITKKTERSEKEARDALLRQNPQRRFIAPDEVASTVLWLCTAGSESVTGQSISISGGEIT from the coding sequence ATGAATACGAGCACGTCTAACTCATCGCTTGCCGGGCAGCATGCGGTCGTTACTGGTGGCGGCAGCGGTATCGGCGCTGCCACTGCGGCCATGCTGCTGCGCGCCGGCGCACGCGTCACGTTGATGGGCCGCGATGCTGCAAGGCTTGCAACGCAGAGCGACCGACTCGCCGCGCCGGACAGCGTCAACAGCGTGAGCGTCGATGTCACGCAGGAGGCCGCAGTCGAAGCGGCGTTCGCAGCCGCTACAACCCGCTTCGGCCCCGTCGACATCCTCATCAACAACGCAGGGCAGGCACAAGCCGCGCCTTTCGCGGCAACCGATACCGCCCTGTGGCAACGGATGCTCGACGTCAATCTGACCGGCGTATTTCTGTGCACGCGCGCCGCGTTGCCGGCGATGCTCGAACGCGGCTTCGGTCGCATCGTCAACATCGCGAGCACTGCCGGCCAGACCGGCTATCCGTATGTCGCCGCTTATTGCGCGGCCAAGCACGGTGTGATCGGTCTCACGCGTTCGCTTGCACGCGAGGTCGCGACTCGCGGCATTACCGTCAATGCCGTGTGTCCGGGTTACACGGAAACCGAACTGCTGCAAGCCTCGCTCGATCAGATCACGAAGAAAACCGAGCGCAGCGAAAAAGAAGCGCGCGATGCGCTGCTGCGCCAGAATCCGCAACGCCGTTTCATCGCCCCCGATGAAGTCGCGAGCACTGTGCTGTGGCTGTGCACAGCGGGCTCCGAATCGGTCACCGGCCAATCGATTTCCATCTCCGGTGGAGAAATCACATGA
- a CDS encoding MarR family winged helix-turn-helix transcriptional regulator produces MTQAANAKKTAASDAKAARKGVEKPADNVVDLEMSTGADSHMGLRLWLRMLTTTNLVQTELRRRLRTEFDTTLPRFDMMAQLERHPEGLKMTELSRRLMVTGGNITGITDQLENEGFVVRDVDPNDRRSISVRLTPEGRASFDKMAIAHEQWVVELFGGLGLDEKSRMHQRLGKLKKHLLDNVER; encoded by the coding sequence ATGACGCAGGCCGCCAACGCAAAGAAGACCGCCGCCAGCGACGCCAAAGCCGCACGCAAAGGCGTCGAAAAACCCGCCGATAACGTCGTCGACCTCGAGATGAGCACCGGCGCCGACAGCCATATGGGGCTGCGTCTATGGCTGCGCATGCTGACCACGACGAATCTCGTACAAACGGAATTGCGCAGACGCCTGCGCACCGAGTTTGATACGACGTTGCCGCGCTTCGACATGATGGCCCAGCTCGAACGCCATCCCGAAGGCCTGAAGATGACCGAACTCTCGCGCCGTCTGATGGTAACGGGTGGCAACATCACCGGCATTACGGACCAGCTCGAAAACGAAGGATTCGTTGTGCGGGACGTCGATCCGAACGACCGCCGCTCTATCAGCGTACGACTCACACCAGAAGGCCGCGCGTCGTTCGACAAGATGGCGATCGCACACGAGCAATGGGTCGTCGAACTGTTCGGCGGTCTCGGGCTCGATGAAAAATCGCGGATGCATCAGCGTCTCGGCAAGCTCAAGAAGCATCTGCTCGACAACGTCGAGCGCTGA
- a CDS encoding enoyl-CoA hydratase family protein, which produces MTSPDTGSLVDKLLAGNRTTLTGYAAQHFGWRVVDGVATVTLNRPERKNPLTFESYAELRDLFRQLAYATDVKTVVIHGAGGNFCSGGDVHEIIGPLIDLPMPELLLFTRMTGDLVKAMRHCPQPIVAAVDGVCAGAGAILAMAADLRLGTARSKLAFLFARVGLAGCDMGACSILPRIIGQGRAAELLFTGRSASGDEGYAWGFYNRLCEPDALLDEATRLATDLATGPTFAHGITKKMLHQEWSMSIDEAIESEAQAQAICMNTRDFERAYRAFAAKSRPVFEGD; this is translated from the coding sequence ATGACTTCACCCGATACCGGCTCGCTCGTCGACAAGCTGCTTGCGGGCAATCGCACGACACTCACCGGCTACGCTGCGCAGCATTTCGGCTGGCGGGTAGTTGACGGCGTCGCGACCGTCACGCTCAATCGCCCCGAACGCAAGAACCCGCTGACGTTCGAGTCGTATGCTGAACTACGCGATCTGTTTCGCCAGCTCGCCTATGCCACCGACGTAAAAACTGTCGTGATTCACGGTGCCGGCGGCAACTTCTGTTCGGGCGGCGACGTGCACGAAATCATCGGGCCGCTGATCGATCTGCCGATGCCCGAGCTGCTGCTCTTCACGCGCATGACCGGCGACCTCGTGAAAGCGATGCGCCATTGTCCGCAACCGATCGTCGCAGCCGTTGACGGTGTCTGCGCTGGCGCCGGCGCGATTCTCGCAATGGCCGCCGACCTGCGACTCGGCACCGCGCGCAGCAAGCTCGCGTTCCTGTTCGCGCGCGTCGGTCTTGCCGGCTGCGACATGGGTGCGTGCTCGATCCTGCCGCGCATCATCGGCCAGGGGCGCGCAGCCGAACTGCTGTTCACCGGTCGCTCCGCAAGCGGTGACGAAGGCTATGCATGGGGCTTCTACAACCGCTTGTGCGAGCCGGATGCATTGCTCGACGAAGCCACACGCCTCGCCACCGACCTTGCAACCGGGCCGACATTCGCACACGGCATCACGAAGAAGATGCTGCACCAGGAATGGAGCATGAGCATCGACGAAGCGATTGAATCGGAAGCACAGGCGCAGGCGATCTGCATGAACACTCGCGATTTCGAGCGTGCGTATCGTGCATTCGCTGCGAAATCGCGCCCTGTGTTCGAAGGAGATTGA